The following coding sequences lie in one Armatimonadia bacterium genomic window:
- a CDS encoding Mov34/MPN/PAD-1 family protein: MPDEEPGKEEAEEPDDLSDVEIETPGVWEERLTEALTPSEDPGMVVAACGHPQGEPRVYLHAEVLSRILEHTRGETSREVGGVLLGSFYLSHDRRVTDVRGAVRAPLTRAGQAHVTFSHDTWAAIFQSVDPEPGRSIVGWYHSHPNFGIFLSRQDVFIQENFFDSQGHIALVIDPLRHQAGVFRWEEGRVCPAPGFWISEEEGKEEKARRLAKMLSYRTSRNATPGFLQRMLGRFRRR; encoded by the coding sequence ATGCCGGATGAGGAACCGGGCAAGGAAGAGGCAGAGGAGCCGGACGACCTCTCGGATGTGGAGATCGAGACGCCGGGGGTGTGGGAAGAGCGCCTGACGGAGGCGCTCACGCCCTCAGAAGACCCGGGGATGGTCGTCGCCGCCTGTGGCCACCCGCAAGGTGAGCCACGGGTCTACCTGCACGCCGAGGTGCTGAGCCGGATTCTCGAGCATACCCGTGGAGAGACCTCGCGCGAAGTTGGCGGGGTATTGCTGGGCAGCTTCTACCTGAGCCACGACCGGCGTGTAACCGATGTGCGTGGCGCCGTTCGGGCTCCCCTGACTCGGGCCGGGCAGGCGCATGTGACCTTCTCGCATGATACCTGGGCCGCAATCTTCCAGTCGGTCGACCCGGAGCCGGGCCGATCGATCGTCGGGTGGTACCATAGCCATCCGAACTTCGGCATCTTCCTGAGCCGCCAGGATGTCTTCATCCAGGAGAACTTCTTCGACAGCCAGGGACACATCGCGCTGGTGATCGACCCGCTCCGGCATCAGGCCGGAGTCTTCAGGTGGGAGGAAGGGCGGGTCTGCCCCGCCCCGGGGTTTTGGATCAGCGAAGAGGAAGGCAAGGAGGAGAAGGCGCGACGGCTCGCCAAGATGCTCTCGTACCGTACGAGTCGCAACGCCACGCCCGGATTCCTGCAGCGGATGCTGGGTCGGTTTCGACGCCGCTGA
- the atpD gene encoding F0F1 ATP synthase subunit beta codes for MAQGKVTAVRGPVVDIRFPADSLPPLLQALRIKDEAKNTELIVEVAQHLGDDVVRCVAMDTTDGLVRGMPVEDTGGQITVPVGKATLGRLFDLLGNPIDNLGPVEAEQRWPIHRPAPTFDQQSVAEEQFETGIKVIDLLCPFPRGGKIGLFGGAGVGKTVLIMELIHNVATKHEGVSVFAGVGERTREGNSTWLEMQEAGVLGQTILVFGQMNEPPGARLRVALSALTMAEYFRDEEGQDVLLFVDNIFRFTQAGSEVSALLGRMPSAVGYQPTLSTEMGDLQERITSTVKGSITSVQAIYVPADDYTDPAPATTFSHLDANVSLSRELFAQAVYPAVDPLDSASRLLDPRVVGERHYRVARGVQQILQRYKDLRDIIAILGIDELSDEDKLTVARARRIQQFLTQPMFVAEVFTGIPGAYVPVEETVRAFEEILEGRHDDLPEDAFRMVATIDDAVAAAHKTAKA; via the coding sequence ATGGCACAGGGCAAGGTAACTGCCGTACGGGGTCCTGTCGTTGATATCCGCTTCCCTGCAGATTCGCTTCCTCCCTTGCTGCAGGCCCTGCGAATCAAAGACGAGGCCAAGAACACCGAGCTGATTGTGGAGGTCGCCCAGCACCTCGGCGACGACGTTGTCCGCTGCGTTGCGATGGACACCACGGACGGCCTCGTCCGCGGTATGCCGGTCGAGGATACTGGCGGCCAGATCACCGTCCCCGTGGGCAAAGCAACCCTGGGACGCCTCTTCGACCTGCTCGGCAACCCCATCGACAACCTCGGGCCGGTCGAGGCAGAGCAGCGATGGCCCATCCACCGACCTGCACCGACCTTCGACCAGCAGAGCGTGGCCGAAGAGCAGTTCGAGACCGGTATCAAGGTCATTGACCTCCTGTGCCCCTTCCCCCGAGGCGGCAAGATCGGCCTCTTCGGTGGTGCCGGCGTCGGCAAGACCGTTCTGATCATGGAGCTCATCCACAACGTCGCCACCAAGCACGAGGGTGTCTCGGTCTTCGCTGGCGTTGGGGAGCGCACCCGTGAGGGCAACAGCACCTGGCTCGAAATGCAGGAGGCCGGCGTCCTTGGCCAGACCATCCTGGTCTTTGGCCAGATGAACGAGCCACCGGGAGCCCGCCTGCGAGTCGCTCTCTCCGCCCTCACCATGGCCGAGTACTTCCGCGACGAAGAGGGCCAGGACGTACTGCTCTTCGTGGACAACATCTTCCGCTTCACCCAGGCCGGGTCGGAAGTCTCGGCTCTTCTGGGCCGAATGCCTTCCGCAGTCGGTTACCAGCCCACGCTGTCGACGGAGATGGGCGACCTCCAGGAGCGCATCACCTCCACGGTCAAGGGCTCCATCACTTCCGTGCAGGCCATCTACGTTCCCGCCGACGACTACACCGACCCTGCGCCGGCAACGACCTTCAGCCACTTGGACGCCAACGTTTCCCTGTCCCGTGAGCTCTTCGCCCAGGCAGTCTACCCGGCCGTCGACCCGCTGGACTCCGCCTCACGACTTCTCGATCCGCGTGTGGTTGGCGAGCGCCATTACCGGGTCGCCCGTGGTGTCCAGCAGATACTGCAGCGCTACAAGGACCTGCGCGACATCATCGCCATCCTGGGCATCGATGAGCTCTCCGACGAGGACAAACTGACCGTAGCCCGGGCACGACGTATCCAGCAGTTCCTGACCCAGCCCATGTTCGTCGCCGAGGTCTTCACCGGCATTCCTGGCGCCTACGTCCCGGTCGAAGAGACAGTCCGCGCCTTCGAGGAGATCCTCGAGGGACGCCACGATGACCTGCCCGAAGACGCCTTCCGCATGGTTGCGACGATTGACGATGCCGTCGCCGCAGCCCACAAGACCGCCAAGGCGTAA
- a CDS encoding ThiF family adenylyltransferase — MAQEPASQSEVLDVTLEEDRYSRLRLIPWWSQERLAAARVLVVGAGALGNEICKNLALLGVGRVMVIDLDSIEDTNLTRSVLFRHRDQGRPKAEVVAEAMRDLNPDVRVEPVVGNVLHDLGAGVFGEMDLVLGALDNREARVHINATCWRLGKPWIDGAIEVVQGVARMFVPPEGPCYECTMSALDYRLMSMRRSCALLTREEVLQGKIPTTPTTASVIAGIQVQEAIKWLHRDRGLPLLAGKGFVFNGLTHDSYVVEYQRREDCPAHDEVGEIVPLDLRASTVTLGEMLEHVREQVSPQAILEFDREICTAFVCHHCNSREPVFALLGTLTAGDAVCPECGEAREPEMTHAVCGTEPYLDRTLAQMGIPPYDLVRGREGMKARHFLLAGDRQETLGVLA, encoded by the coding sequence ATGGCTCAGGAACCCGCATCGCAATCGGAAGTGCTCGACGTCACGCTGGAGGAGGACCGCTATTCGCGCCTCCGCCTGATTCCGTGGTGGAGTCAGGAACGCCTGGCAGCGGCCCGAGTCCTGGTCGTGGGCGCCGGTGCGCTGGGCAACGAGATCTGCAAGAATCTCGCGCTGCTCGGCGTGGGTCGCGTCATGGTCATCGACCTGGACAGCATCGAGGACACCAACCTGACCCGCAGCGTCCTGTTTCGGCACCGCGATCAGGGGCGACCGAAGGCTGAGGTCGTGGCGGAAGCCATGCGGGACCTCAACCCGGACGTGCGAGTGGAACCCGTGGTCGGCAATGTGCTGCACGATCTGGGCGCCGGCGTGTTCGGCGAGATGGACCTTGTTTTGGGCGCCCTGGACAACCGCGAGGCACGGGTACACATCAATGCCACCTGCTGGAGACTGGGCAAGCCCTGGATTGACGGGGCCATTGAAGTCGTGCAGGGCGTTGCTCGGATGTTCGTGCCACCCGAGGGTCCGTGCTATGAGTGCACCATGTCGGCCCTCGACTACCGGCTGATGTCGATGCGGCGCTCCTGCGCACTGCTGACCCGGGAGGAAGTGCTGCAAGGGAAGATCCCGACGACCCCGACGACGGCCTCGGTGATCGCAGGGATTCAGGTGCAGGAGGCCATCAAGTGGCTGCACCGGGACCGTGGCCTGCCACTGCTGGCCGGTAAGGGGTTCGTCTTCAACGGCCTGACCCATGACTCTTATGTCGTCGAGTACCAGCGCCGCGAGGACTGCCCGGCTCATGACGAGGTCGGCGAGATTGTGCCGCTGGACCTGCGGGCCTCGACGGTGACCCTCGGCGAGATGCTGGAGCACGTGCGGGAGCAGGTCTCCCCGCAGGCGATTCTGGAGTTCGACCGCGAGATCTGCACCGCCTTCGTCTGCCACCACTGCAACAGCCGGGAGCCGGTGTTCGCGCTACTGGGCACACTCACGGCCGGCGATGCCGTCTGCCCCGAATGTGGCGAGGCACGGGAGCCGGAGATGACGCACGCGGTCTGCGGGACCGAGCCCTACCTGGACCGGACGCTTGCGCAGATGGGTATCCCGCCCTACGATCTTGTGAGAGGTCGCGAGGGCATGAAGGCACGGCACTTCCTGCTTGCCGGAGACCGGCAAGAGACTCTCGGCGTACTGGCCTGA
- a CDS encoding rod shape-determining protein, which yields MFGLGDRLGIDLGTANIVVFARKRGIVIREPSVVAVERRLRRVLAVGEAAREMLGRTPGNIVAIRPLRDGVIADYTITRDMLAHLIRRACGKRARFSKPLVVICIPSAATSVERRAALDAARSAGAREAIPIEEPMAAAIGAGLPIATPGGNMVVDVGGGTTDIAVISLGGIVVSDSLRIGGNHLDESIVRHIKRVYSLDIGEPTAERIKMDIGSAFEMAEELDTEVRGRDIISGLPKTVSVSSVEVRYSISEGVSQIVGRVKAILEHTPPELAADIIERGITLTGGGALLRGIDQLLEIETGIPVRIADDPISCVAIGTGKVLDEIDTLPLGVRSLAAH from the coding sequence ATGTTTGGCCTAGGCGACCGCCTGGGCATTGACCTGGGTACCGCAAACATCGTCGTCTTTGCCCGGAAACGCGGCATTGTCATCCGCGAACCCTCCGTGGTCGCCGTCGAGCGACGGCTTCGACGTGTCTTGGCGGTTGGCGAGGCAGCCCGTGAGATGCTCGGCCGCACCCCCGGCAACATCGTGGCCATTCGGCCACTCCGCGACGGCGTCATCGCCGACTACACCATCACCCGCGACATGCTCGCCCACCTGATCCGCAGGGCCTGTGGCAAGCGTGCCCGATTCTCCAAGCCGCTCGTTGTGATCTGCATTCCCTCCGCCGCCACCAGCGTCGAACGTCGTGCCGCACTCGATGCTGCCCGGTCCGCCGGTGCACGCGAAGCCATTCCCATCGAGGAACCCATGGCCGCCGCCATCGGCGCGGGCCTGCCCATCGCCACGCCTGGCGGCAACATGGTCGTCGATGTAGGCGGCGGTACCACCGACATCGCGGTCATCTCCCTGGGTGGAATCGTCGTCAGCGACTCCCTGCGCATTGGCGGGAACCACCTCGACGAGTCCATCGTCCGGCACATCAAGCGCGTCTACAGTCTGGATATCGGTGAGCCCACGGCGGAACGCATCAAGATGGACATCGGCTCCGCCTTCGAGATGGCCGAGGAGCTCGACACCGAGGTCCGCGGTCGCGATATCATCTCCGGCCTCCCCAAGACCGTGAGCGTCAGCTCGGTGGAGGTGCGCTACTCCATCTCCGAGGGCGTCTCACAGATCGTCGGCCGGGTCAAGGCCATCCTCGAGCATACGCCCCCGGAGCTCGCCGCCGATATCATCGAGCGCGGCATCACCCTGACCGGTGGCGGCGCGCTGCTCCGCGGTATCGACCAACTGCTTGAGATCGAGACCGGCATCCCGGTTCGCATCGCCGACGACCCCATCAGTTGCGTCGCCATCGGGACCGGCAAGGTCCTCGACGAGATCGATACCTTGCCCCTCGGCGTACGGTCGCTGGCAGCCCACTGA
- a CDS encoding Hsp20/alpha crystallin family protein: MSIIRWRRPESLPTVFDEIDRAVDDFLRYPLRRAVYHDAVEFGPAVDVYQTEDEVVVKAELPGAKREDITLTLEEGGLVLAGSTSHEEETTEEGYYRKEIRRGQFRRFISLPAPVKAEEMTATFDNGVLTVRGPKASEDKGKKIEVK; the protein is encoded by the coding sequence ATGTCGATTATCCGATGGCGTCGTCCAGAAAGCTTGCCCACTGTCTTCGATGAGATCGACAGGGCCGTTGACGATTTCCTGCGGTACCCTCTGCGCCGCGCCGTATACCACGATGCTGTGGAGTTCGGCCCGGCCGTGGATGTGTACCAGACAGAGGACGAGGTCGTAGTGAAGGCGGAGCTGCCGGGAGCCAAGCGCGAGGACATCACCCTGACGCTGGAAGAGGGTGGCCTGGTGCTCGCCGGGTCTACCTCGCATGAGGAGGAAACGACCGAAGAGGGGTACTACCGCAAGGAGATCCGCCGGGGGCAGTTCCGGCGCTTCATCTCGCTGCCGGCACCCGTCAAGGCCGAGGAGATGACCGCGACCTTCGACAACGGGGTCCTGACCGTCCGGGGGCCGAAGGCTTCCGAGGACAAGGGCAAGAAGATCGAAGTGAAGTAG
- a CDS encoding LysM peptidoglycan-binding domain-containing protein: protein MNEPSDELEVEITGSAAGTRTAATPVVFVTDQALREMRAHAAEDTSKERAGILVGSAAASSEGTLVSVEAMIPALHTEAHRGSVTFTHETWTQINACKDRDYPDLRIVGWYHTHPGFGLFLSDYDKFIHTNFFSLPWQVALVVDPRAEESGVFVWRNGQLAGPLDPRLVAQTGAEMPMPTMPQIAAAPTPTPRGASRVWQWCVSALLVVVLGLQGFQLYSSRIKPPEPTAVVASAPAPVHTESPELAAEVRALKEQVASLQTEVTRGKPAPAGEAEQKYTVQRGDSLWRIARRVYGDGNLWGAIALANGLKGNDLEPGMVLKIPKPQVPKGEAPDAG from the coding sequence ATGAACGAGCCCAGCGACGAGCTTGAGGTTGAGATCACCGGCAGCGCAGCGGGGACACGAACCGCGGCGACGCCGGTCGTGTTTGTGACCGACCAGGCCCTGCGCGAGATGCGGGCCCATGCGGCCGAGGACACCAGCAAGGAGCGTGCAGGGATCCTCGTTGGATCGGCGGCAGCCTCCTCCGAAGGCACGCTGGTGTCCGTCGAGGCGATGATTCCGGCGCTGCACACCGAGGCACATCGCGGCAGCGTGACCTTCACGCACGAGACCTGGACGCAGATCAACGCCTGCAAGGACCGCGACTACCCGGACCTGCGCATCGTCGGCTGGTACCACACGCACCCGGGGTTCGGGCTGTTTCTGTCTGACTACGACAAGTTCATCCACACCAACTTCTTCAGTCTGCCCTGGCAGGTGGCGCTGGTTGTCGACCCGCGGGCAGAGGAGTCCGGGGTCTTCGTCTGGCGCAACGGGCAACTGGCCGGTCCGCTCGATCCGCGGCTTGTGGCCCAGACGGGTGCGGAGATGCCTATGCCTACCATGCCCCAGATAGCCGCCGCACCGACGCCGACCCCGCGCGGTGCTTCGCGAGTGTGGCAATGGTGTGTGTCGGCGCTGCTCGTGGTGGTGCTGGGGCTGCAAGGCTTCCAGTTGTACTCGTCGCGGATCAAGCCGCCGGAGCCTACGGCGGTGGTAGCCAGTGCGCCGGCACCAGTGCACACCGAGTCACCTGAGCTAGCGGCGGAGGTCAGGGCACTCAAGGAGCAGGTCGCCTCGCTGCAGACTGAGGTGACCCGTGGGAAGCCCGCACCTGCCGGCGAAGCGGAGCAGAAGTACACGGTGCAGCGTGGGGATAGTCTGTGGCGGATTGCGCGGCGTGTCTACGGGGATGGGAACCTGTGGGGAGCCATCGCGCTGGCGAACGGTCTCAAGGGGAACGACCTCGAGCCCGGCATGGTGCTGAAGATCCCGAAGCCACAGGTGCCAAAGGGTGAAGCCCCGGATGCCGGATGA
- a CDS encoding ubiquitin-conjugating enzyme E2, with the protein MNARLRRLYADSQKIQDEFTGHPHIEVVPLLGDPPEAYQITYHVTGLRLDRATNRPVRIREHRARIHLHQNYPREKPKCVMDTDIFHPNIGPYICIDDYWAAGESIADVIIQIGEMIQYRNYNTKSPLNAVAARWAEQNRHLLPVGDVDLYQPEIEIDLLGTPTDKQGPRGHSEGDQVDIQLK; encoded by the coding sequence ATGAACGCTCGACTACGCCGGCTTTACGCCGACTCCCAGAAGATCCAGGATGAGTTCACAGGCCACCCGCACATCGAGGTGGTGCCGCTTCTGGGAGACCCGCCGGAAGCCTACCAAATCACGTACCATGTCACGGGGCTGCGGCTGGACCGGGCAACCAACCGGCCCGTGCGGATTCGTGAGCATCGGGCACGGATCCACCTGCACCAGAACTACCCGCGCGAGAAGCCGAAGTGCGTGATGGACACGGACATCTTCCATCCGAACATTGGTCCCTACATCTGCATCGACGACTACTGGGCTGCGGGCGAGAGCATTGCGGATGTGATCATTCAGATCGGTGAGATGATCCAGTACCGGAACTACAACACCAAGAGTCCCCTGAACGCCGTGGCCGCACGATGGGCTGAGCAGAACCGCCACCTGCTCCCGGTAGGGGACGTGGACCTGTACCAGCCGGAGATAGAGATTGATCTGCTGGGCACGCCGACTGACAAGCAGGGACCGCGAGGTCACAGTGAGGGTGATCAGGTGGACATTCAGTTGAAGTAG
- the atpA gene encoding F0F1 ATP synthase subunit alpha, whose product MPLRAEEVSKVLRQEIERFESKLKMEDVGVVLQVGDGIAHVYGLENVMSSELVEFPGGVQGIALNLEEDNVGCILMGPDTGIEEGDTVRATGRIAETKVGDALFGRVVSPLGEPLDGKGPVDSDETRLIEVKAPGVVERQPVSEPLETGLKAVDSMTPIGRGQRELIIGDRQIGKSAIAIDTIINQRNSGVKCIYVAIGQKLSTVRRVAATLAEYGALEYTCIVAATASDPAALQYIAPYAGCTIGEQVRDNGGHALIVYDDLSKHAVAYRQVSLLLRRPPGREAYPGDIFNLHSRLLERACKLNDELGGGSLTALPIVETQEGDFSAYIPTNVISITDGQIYLEPDLFYQGIRPAIDVGRSVSRVGSAAQTKMMKSVAGRLKLDLASFREYEAFAQFSSDLDEQTRAILARGQRMVEVLKQDQYSPLATEDQTIAIFAGTRGFYEDVETNQIRELEPKIIKHVHDKYPQLIAEMRASKALSDENVELLGKAIAEAKKAAG is encoded by the coding sequence TTGCCTCTGCGAGCTGAGGAAGTCTCCAAGGTCTTGCGCCAGGAGATTGAGCGTTTCGAGTCAAAGCTGAAGATGGAGGATGTGGGCGTCGTCCTGCAGGTCGGCGACGGTATCGCCCATGTCTACGGCCTTGAGAACGTCATGTCCTCCGAGTTGGTCGAGTTCCCCGGCGGCGTTCAGGGCATCGCGCTGAACCTCGAGGAAGACAACGTCGGCTGCATTCTCATGGGCCCCGACACCGGCATCGAGGAGGGCGACACGGTCCGCGCAACCGGCCGCATCGCCGAGACCAAGGTCGGTGACGCCCTGTTTGGCCGCGTCGTCTCTCCCCTGGGTGAGCCACTGGACGGCAAGGGCCCGGTGGACAGTGACGAGACGCGCCTCATCGAGGTCAAGGCTCCCGGCGTCGTCGAGCGCCAGCCGGTGAGTGAGCCCCTGGAGACCGGCCTCAAGGCCGTCGACTCCATGACCCCGATCGGCCGTGGCCAGCGCGAGCTCATCATTGGCGACCGCCAGATCGGCAAGAGCGCAATCGCCATCGACACCATCATCAACCAGCGCAACAGCGGCGTGAAGTGCATCTACGTCGCCATCGGTCAGAAGTTGTCCACCGTTCGACGTGTGGCCGCGACCCTCGCCGAATACGGCGCGCTGGAGTACACCTGCATCGTTGCCGCTACCGCCAGTGACCCCGCAGCGCTGCAGTACATCGCCCCTTACGCCGGGTGCACCATCGGCGAGCAGGTCCGCGACAACGGCGGCCATGCCCTTATCGTCTATGATGACCTGTCCAAGCACGCCGTTGCATACCGCCAGGTCTCTCTGCTGCTCCGTCGTCCGCCGGGCCGCGAAGCCTATCCCGGCGACATCTTCAACCTGCACTCGCGGCTTCTGGAGCGCGCCTGCAAGCTCAACGACGAGCTGGGTGGCGGATCGCTCACCGCTCTGCCGATCGTTGAGACCCAGGAAGGCGACTTCTCTGCCTACATCCCGACCAACGTGATCTCGATCACCGATGGCCAGATCTACCTGGAGCCCGACCTGTTCTACCAGGGCATCCGACCCGCCATCGACGTTGGCCGCTCGGTGTCCCGTGTCGGTTCCGCCGCTCAGACCAAGATGATGAAGAGCGTGGCCGGCCGCCTGAAGCTGGATCTGGCTTCCTTCCGCGAGTACGAGGCCTTCGCTCAGTTCTCCTCTGACCTCGACGAGCAGACGCGCGCCATCCTCGCTCGCGGTCAGCGCATGGTCGAGGTGCTCAAGCAGGACCAGTACAGCCCGCTCGCCACCGAGGATCAGACCATCGCCATCTTCGCCGGCACCCGCGGCTTCTATGAAGACGTCGAGACCAACCAGATCCGCGAGCTGGAGCCCAAGATCATCAAGCACGTGCACGACAAGTACCCGCAACTGATCGCCGAGATGCGCGCCAGTAAAGCCCTCTCCGACGAGAACGTAGAGCTGCTGGGCAAGGCGATTGCAGAGGCCAAGAAGGCCGCCGGCTAA
- the atpC gene encoding ATP synthase F1 subunit epsilon — MAAATFQLQIVTQEGVVLQCPVESLRAPGADGYFGVKRGHAPLVAELTVGTLLVREPSKKVARCFACSGGICEVMPSQVVILADAVEENHKIDVSRAQAAETRARDRLNSRTPDTDLRRAEIALRRALNRLKVAGRSA; from the coding sequence ATGGCAGCAGCCACCTTTCAACTGCAGATTGTGACCCAGGAGGGCGTGGTCCTTCAGTGCCCCGTGGAGTCCTTGCGAGCGCCGGGCGCCGATGGCTACTTCGGCGTCAAGCGGGGCCATGCACCCCTGGTTGCTGAGCTTACCGTCGGCACGCTCCTCGTCCGGGAGCCCAGCAAGAAGGTCGCGCGTTGCTTCGCCTGCTCCGGCGGAATCTGCGAAGTCATGCCCTCCCAGGTCGTGATCCTCGCCGACGCCGTCGAGGAGAACCACAAGATCGACGTGTCCCGAGCCCAGGCGGCCGAGACGCGTGCCCGCGACCGACTGAACAGCCGGACGCCCGACACGGACCTGCGCCGGGCAGAGATCGCGCTCCGCCGGGCCCTCAACCGCCTCAAGGTAGCAGGGCGCTCGGCCTGA
- the atpG gene encoding ATP synthase F1 subunit gamma, which produces MPQNLRAIRRKTHTVQSIWKITRAMKMVAAAKLRRVQGAVENGRVYWDRLDQILRDVAGRVGEISHPFLEPRDVEPVGVVVIAGSRGLCGSFNVTLLREAAGFLSGLDRPVKLITIGPKAAQSFAKGPWDVVQSYPSPDDAGRATMARQLSRQLQTMLLTNQVGEVHVLYSRFYSAMRHVPTARQLLPIAPPEAAKNGDAARSILFEPPAEQLLASLLPRATDAAVYEMLLNAAASEEGARMTAMTTATDNAEEMIVTLTRDFNRARQTQITNELLEVIAGADALAE; this is translated from the coding sequence ATGCCACAGAACCTACGCGCGATACGACGCAAAACCCATACCGTCCAGAGCATCTGGAAGATCACGCGAGCCATGAAGATGGTCGCGGCTGCCAAGCTGCGCCGCGTGCAGGGCGCCGTGGAGAACGGCCGCGTCTACTGGGACCGCCTCGACCAAATCTTGCGTGATGTCGCCGGCCGCGTTGGCGAGATCAGCCACCCCTTCCTGGAGCCGCGCGACGTTGAGCCCGTAGGGGTCGTGGTCATCGCCGGATCTCGCGGCCTATGCGGCAGCTTCAACGTTACCCTCTTGCGCGAAGCGGCCGGCTTCCTTAGTGGCCTGGATCGTCCCGTCAAGCTCATCACCATCGGCCCGAAGGCCGCCCAATCCTTCGCGAAGGGCCCCTGGGATGTGGTGCAGTCCTATCCCTCTCCCGATGACGCCGGGCGAGCCACCATGGCCAGGCAGCTATCCCGTCAGCTCCAGACCATGCTCCTGACCAACCAGGTCGGCGAGGTCCACGTCCTGTACAGCCGCTTCTACTCCGCCATGCGGCATGTGCCGACGGCAAGGCAACTGCTCCCCATCGCGCCTCCTGAGGCTGCCAAGAACGGCGACGCGGCCCGCTCGATCCTCTTCGAGCCCCCGGCGGAGCAACTGCTGGCTTCGCTTCTCCCTCGTGCAACGGACGCCGCGGTCTACGAAATGTTGCTCAATGCTGCCGCCTCCGAAGAGGGCGCGCGGATGACCGCCATGACCACCGCGACGGACAACGCCGAGGAAATGATCGTCACCCTGACGCGTGACTTCAACCGTGCTCGACAGACGCAGATCACCAACGAACTCCTGGAGGTCATCGCGGGCGCCGACGCCTTGGCGGAGTAG
- the murA gene encoding UDP-N-acetylglucosamine 1-carboxyvinyltransferase, translating to MDEILVTGGKPLAGRVRASGSKNGALPLLAASLLVEGETVVDNIPDIEDVGTMIEMLRALGAKCEFVAPRKLRIDARNITALAAPYELVRKMRASFYVAGPLLARFGSCEVPLPGGCVIGHRPVDFHVQGFKALGARVEERNGVVRAKASRLRGTRIFMDPRMRSVGATVNIMLASALAEGTTIIENASREPEVVSCQEFLIKCGADITGVGSATVIIRGVDRLHEAETRAIPDRMEAGTFMYAVAAATGDVTIEDCAPDHMEIVLDVLRRAGASVTTGPNWVRVRASGRPLPVDIVTAPYPGYPTDLQPCHGVLAAIAKGTSIIEETIFDARYNYTDELARMGAHVRIVDSAAIIKGQPRLYAAPVEATDIRAGAALVIAGLVAEGQTGISGAGFLDRGYDNLEGKLRSIGADIVRCSDLQSRKALCLA from the coding sequence GTGGATGAGATTCTAGTGACCGGTGGGAAGCCGCTGGCAGGCCGTGTTCGAGCCAGTGGCTCCAAGAACGGTGCCTTACCCCTTCTGGCCGCGTCGCTCTTGGTCGAAGGCGAGACCGTCGTCGACAACATCCCCGATATCGAGGATGTTGGTACGATGATCGAGATGCTTCGCGCCCTCGGTGCCAAGTGCGAGTTCGTGGCCCCGAGGAAGCTCAGGATCGATGCACGCAACATCACCGCCCTCGCGGCGCCCTACGAACTGGTCCGCAAGATGCGGGCCTCCTTCTACGTGGCGGGACCACTGCTGGCCCGTTTCGGCTCCTGTGAGGTGCCTCTCCCGGGTGGATGCGTCATCGGTCATCGCCCCGTCGACTTCCACGTTCAGGGCTTCAAGGCCCTTGGTGCGCGCGTCGAGGAGCGCAACGGCGTCGTACGGGCCAAAGCTTCCCGTCTCCGCGGCACCCGAATCTTCATGGACCCCCGGATGCGAAGTGTCGGCGCAACCGTCAACATCATGCTCGCCTCCGCCCTGGCCGAGGGCACCACGATCATCGAGAATGCCTCGCGTGAGCCTGAAGTGGTCAGTTGCCAGGAGTTCCTCATCAAGTGCGGGGCCGACATCACCGGCGTAGGCTCTGCCACCGTCATCATCCGTGGCGTCGACAGACTCCACGAGGCCGAGACCCGCGCCATTCCCGACCGCATGGAGGCTGGCACCTTCATGTACGCGGTGGCTGCCGCAACCGGCGACGTCACCATCGAAGACTGTGCTCCGGACCACATGGAGATCGTCCTCGATGTCCTGCGCCGTGCCGGTGCCTCCGTCACGACCGGGCCGAACTGGGTCCGCGTCCGCGCTTCCGGCCGGCCGCTTCCCGTCGACATCGTGACGGCGCCCTATCCCGGCTATCCCACCGACCTGCAGCCCTGCCACGGTGTCCTCGCCGCCATTGCCAAGGGCACCTCGATCATCGAAGAGACCATCTTCGATGCCCGCTACAACTACACCGATGAGCTCGCACGCATGGGGGCACACGTACGCATCGTTGACAGCGCAGCCATCATCAAGGGCCAGCCGCGTCTCTATGCGGCACCTGTTGAGGCCACCGACATCCGGGCGGGCGCCGCTCTGGTGATCGCGGGCCTCGTGGCAGAGGGACAGACCGGAATCAGCGGCGCCGGATTCCTGGATCGCGGTTACGACAACCTCGAGGGCAAGCTGCGCTCGATTGGTGCCGACATCGTGCGCTGCAGTGACCTGCAAAGCAGGAAGGCACTATGTTTGGCCTAG